The following nucleotide sequence is from Mucilaginibacter sp. cycad4.
TCAAGATATTGCTGATTTATTTGCAGCAGGTAGGCATCTGAGCAAAAAATATAATTAAGCTCTTTCAGTTTAAAGCCCTCGGCAACTATTGTATCCCTGATCCACTGTCTTAACTGCGCTTTTTGTTTTGGCTTAAAGGTTGTGTCTTCTTCAAAAAAATTAATAGTGGGCATCAGATTTTAAAGTGAAGTTCAATTTCATTACCTGATGCATTAAAAATGCATTGATCGGCAAGGTGCTTGATGATAAACACGCCGCGCCCGGTCAGGTTCTCGAGGTTTTCGGGAGCCGTGGGGTCGGCAAGGTTATTATAGTCAAAGCCCGGGCCTTCATCGGTAACAGTCCAGATAATACGCTTGGGTTCAACTTCGGCGTTAACAATCACCTTTTTAGTCTCGTCCTGCTTGTTCCCGTGCATAATGGCGTTAATAACCGCTTCGTTAAGACAAGTCATCATGTTGGCAAAAGTGTCTTCCTCAACATGATATTTATCAGCAATTTCTTCTATCAGCTGCTCAAGCAACGTTATGCTCTCCGGGTTTGACGGCAGCTGCAACGTGTATAGCTCGCTGGTTTGAACATTTGCCTCTTCCATATTATTTGGCATTAAGTTGATCAAAGTAAGATTTTATTTTTTGTTTATAATACAAATTAAGTGCCGGAGATACCGTTCTGATCTGCTCCGTTTGTTTTGCTTTTTGTTGCTGGTACCCCTGCAGTGCCTTTATATATCCCGGCGGCAAATCCTTACCCGCATTACTCTCTCTTTGCTGATCCTGTTCGCGTTGCTGCTCGGCCTTTTCGGCCTCCAATAACCGGGTTTGTATTTGCTGCTGCCTTTTCAGCGCATCATCTGTAATCTTCCTGTTTACGAGATCACGTTCGGTTTGTTCCATTTCTTTCGAAATTTTATCCAAATTGCCCAATCCACCTGTCCCGTCTTTATTTTCGTCCCTGTCAATTTGCTGCAAAGCCTGCCTTATCATCTGCTGTTGGCGTGCCATTTTAGCAAACTGCTCGCTCATATTACCATTATTACCTTGCTGGCTTTTGCCTTGGTTTCCCTGCTGCATCTGCTCACGGGCCTTTTGCATATTCTGATTGAGCTGCTGCTGCATTTTTGCCAGCTGCGATATCGACTGCTGTTTGCCCTTGCCCCCCTTACCGCCTTTGTTCATCATTTTTTGCATTTGCTCAAGGGCTTCGCTCAGCATCAGGGCAAGGTTATTCATGGATGTCATGGCGTATTGCTGGTTGCGGTTTGCTTCCAATGTGCGCCTGTCGCCCAAAAATTCAAGGGCCTGGTCAATATGGTCGTTGATACCGGCAATCTCCTTATTCACTGTCGATTGGATTTGTGGTATCCTCCTGCTGAGGGCATACAAACTGTCTTCGGCTGTTTTCAGGTTGTCTTTGATATCTTTTTGGCTTTGCGATAAAGTAACATACGATGGATCTGTAGGGTTGGTGTTTTTGAGCGTTTGCATTAACTTTTCCTGGTTAAACGAGCTGTTAACCAAACTCTTTAACAATTCCCTTAGCTGCTGCGCATCAACGGCATTCTCTTTTGATTCGCCTTCGTCGTTATCCTTTTGCATTTTGGCGGCAAGCTCTTTCATTTGCTTTGCTGCCTGCTGCTGCGATTTTGAAGCTTTTGAATTATCCTTTTTTTGCAGATCGCCCGCGCTTTGATCCATCTGCTGCTCAATATCTTTGGTTTCTTTTTCGGGATTTTGATAGTCAGATTTACGTTCGGACTGGTCATTGGCCTTCTGCAGCTCATCAAACCCTTTCTTCACATCCTGAAAGTCCTGTTTCAGTTTATCCTGCTGTTGCTGCAGGTTCTTCTGATCGGCACCCGGTTGTTTGGTTTGATCAGATAGTTTCTGCTGCTCACCGGCCAGTTTATTCAACTGATCGAGGTTTTGATTGAGCTTTTGTTCAAATTCCAACTTCTTATACAATTCCAATACCCTGTCCAATTCCTTTTTTAATGATTTATTATCCATTTGCATTTTGGATAATTCATCGCGGGTAGCGTCCTTTTGTTGCTCGTTTAACAATTGCTGCAGGTTTTGCAGCAGCTCTTTTGTTTTTTGATCAAGCACGTTATTAAACAGGTCCTCTATTTGCTTTTGCTTAGCCTTGATCTCCTCGGTTTGCTGCTGGTTTTCCTGCCGGTTGTATAAATTCTTTTTGTTATCGGCCTGGATGTCTTTCACCAGGTCTTCCAGGTCCTTCCGTTTTTGCATCAGGTCTTCCACTTGCTTTTTCTCATCAAATGAGAGCGTGTTTTTGTTCAGCAGGTTTTGGTTTAACTTTTGCGCGTCACGTTCAACCTGCCCGGCCAGCTTAATAGCCGAAGCCATTTTTTCTTTTATTGCTTTTGATCCGGCGTTTAACTGTTGGTTAATCTCCTTGCTGTCAGGTACATTTAGTGTATGTTTTGCAGTACGGGCTGTTTTGCGGCCGGTCACTTCGTCGTTATCGGCAACCTCAAAATAATAGCTTACATGGTCGCCTGGGTTGATGCCCATTTCCTTTAGGTTCCAGTAGTAAAAGAAATCGGCCTGCGTTTGAGCCAGGTCGGCATTAACCTTTTTGGTAAACTCTTTGGCTTTGCTGTTACCTGCGGCTTCAATACTGTAATGAAATGTAAGCGACGAAAAGCCATGATCGTCCTGGATCTTCCCGTTAAAATAAAACGCTTTCATGCTTACCGAATCCGGCTTTTCATCAACAGAGATAGAAGGCGCTTCGTCGGTAACAACACTGATGCGGTAAGTGGCCGAATCGCTATAGTTCACCTGCGCGTTAACCGGCAAAAGTTTATAGATTGAATTTTTCAGCACCCTCTCGCTGTGTTCAAATACGTCTGCTCCGTTTTGCACGGCGGGATGACTTTGGCCGTTCATATCAAACATAAGGGCGCTGGCATACTGGGTATGCAATTGCCAGTTCACCGTTGTGCCGGCAGGGATGGTCAAATCTCCGGCGTTAAGCAGCTTTTCATTTTTTTTATGGAGGTAGGCCGGATAATTCAATTCAACATCAAAATGAAGCAGTGCCGGTTTCTGGTTTACTTTAATTTCGTAAACAGCAGAACTGAACCCATTTCCTGATAATTTAAAACGGGTATTTTGCTGCAGGTTGCTAAACTGGTAATGAAAACGGCTGATGTTATCCTTATCAAGTTTGAACGTGTTCTCGCCCATTTCAACATAAACATCTGCCGGTAGCTTATCGCCTTCCAGCTTAAGGTCGAGCTTTAAATCATTGCCCTGAACAACCGAAAGCGTTTTGTTCAATACAACAAATTTAAACGGGGCCGCAGGCACAAAATATTCGTTATGCCTGATCAGCCTTTTAGTGCTTTCGGTTAATACAGAAGGCGCCGCCAAAGCAATAATGATAATTACCCCCAGCGGACCAAGCGCCCATTTTAAATATTTGGTATTTTCTTTAAGGTTGATGGCCGATGGAAAACTTACAGGTTTAAGCGCTTCTATCTTTTGATCGATACTGGCTTCGATAAGCGCACGATGACTTTCATCTTCGGCAGCCAGTTTTTTAAGCTGCAGGGTATTGAGCAGCTTATCATGAACATCGTTAAAATGTTTGCCTATAATTTCGGCCGCTTCATCATGCGTTAAGGTTTTGCCCAGTTTAAGCCAGGCCAATAATGATGGTAAAACCAGCCAGCAAATAAGCACCGTATTGAGCAGGATAAAGAAGTAAAAAAGGATGGTACGCAGCAGGATGCTGAAATTGCCGAAATATTCGCTCAGTGTTATAACCACGTAAGCTGTGAAAAGGCCGGCACCTAAAAATATTAATCCGCGCAGAAAATTATTGAAATAATACTTCCGGGTGAAAGTATTGATTTTGCCAAGCAAAAGTTCATAATTTTCTGTCGAGGCCATACTACAGGTGGAAAAACATTAAATACACATGCTTTATTAAACGCAAAAGCCATGTATTATATATAATACGCGTTGGTTTAAGTTAAAAATTAAAGCAATAATAATAAAATGTTAATTGTTTATGACAATAAAAGTTGATTCCCGCACTTTATTGGGTAACACCTGGCTTTAAACAATGACGATAGGAAAAACCCGGGACAATCCTACTCCTGTTCCTCAACTGTTTCCTCCTCCTCAACCTCTGCGGGTTCGAGCTTATGCAGCCAGATGCCGGCTATCCCGGTAATTGAATATGGGAATATAATTACTGCTATGGAAGATACCGCCGAAACGTTTTTTTCAAAAAGTAATTCAAAAAAAGGGAGCGTGGTAATTATAAGTATCCCTGTGGTTAAAACCTGTTTTATATAAAACGGAGCTCTTTTTTTTGATAAAGAGTATACGGCAACCCAAAATACAAAGGCAAAGGGAATAGTAACCAGCAGTACTATATCTGCAAAAATGATATAGTCTTTCCGGATCTCTTCGATAAGGCTTATTTCAGGGTTCTCGATAATAAACCATGACAGTACAAGATGCAGTAATGGCGCTATGATCACCATCAGCAACCAAACTTTTAAGCTATATATAAATGACCTGTTCATAATTTATTAAGCGCGCTAACAAGATACATAGCAGTCAATAAAATAACAAGGATACCCCGGTTCATAAACGGCACACAATTATCATTTAGCACAGCAATTATAACCATGATAACCCGGCAAATGCTTTTTTACATACAGATGGTGCGTTGCCATACCCGCAGATATTAAAATAACGCTGATTTAAAGGCCCCGCCAATAATTTAAAAGGTTTACAGTAAAATATAGAACTGCTTTTTTAGCCAAAAATTATATCTGTACCTGCAGAAATTTCTCTGCTAAAACAGCGGAGCAAAAATTTCGACTTTAGCGAGAAAAACCAGGATTTGGCCCGCAAATAACAAGTACGATTATTTATTTAAAATTTCTGTATAAAATTAACCTCGGGTTAATTGCCGCAATATAAATTAACATAAAAAAGGGTGTTTTCACGGATTGTTAAGCGTATAGTTAATTATTACCTTGCGTTAATTTAGCCGCCATCCTATCATGATTCCGAACCAACTCAATACCCCCATATTGAACTATTTTAGTGTAGGCGGCGTTTGGCAAAATATTTTATTTTATGTTACCATATTTTGCCTTCTATATATCAACATTTTTTTAACCCGCCGAAAGAAAAGTTATAAGCTGCCCTTAACCGGAAATATACCGGGTGAAAAAGATGAGCTTATTGCGCCCGTTGCAGATATTGCCGATAAAAACACCTTACACGAAACAAACACTACTTTAAATGAAGAAATGGCCGGCGGGCTAAATGATCAATTATCTGAAATATCGGCTCCCCTTGAATTACCAATAGCTGGCAATCAAAGCCAGTGGGATTGGTCGCTGGATTTTAGCAGCCGGGAGCTTACGCTTTCTGAATATGGATTACAAGTCCACGGGTTTCCTGAAAACACAAAACCAATTTTAAATGAGGCTATTATTGTTGTTGATCCCCGGCATCGCCAGGCGGTTATAGATGCCATTGAAAGGTCATTTAAAACCGGCGCCGATTTTTCAATGAGCTATTTCATTAACCCATTAAACAGCGGCCGGCCCAGGGAGATAAAATCGACAGCTAAGGTTCAATATAACGAGCAGAGAACGCCCGAAAAACTATCCGGGACGTTTGCACTTACCCATACCGAACCGTAGTGAAGAAGTGATTGTGCTTTAGAGGTTCCGTTCCCGGGCCGGTTTACAAGTGTTCAATTTTTAAAAGTGTGAACACCCGCCATCTTTCCATAAAAAACACCACTGATTGCCAGCCACTTGCATTTTGGCCAAAATGTATTAAAAGCCGACCTAAACAAAGAAGCCCTGGAAATCAATGAGTTATGAATTTTCATTTTTAAACGTTGAACACCCGGTTTTTAAAAATTGAACACTGACAAGATCTTGTCAGTTTATTGAACGGGATAGAGCCTGTTTAAGTAACAGTCATGCGAACTATGGAGAGAATACTAACAGCATATTCCATCATAAATAGTACCTTTAGTGTAGCCTACAAAGATAAAGAAACAGCTTAAGCGTAAATAGATAAAGCTTATTATCAGCAAACGTCACGCTTTAATCAGCCTGGCGCTTTCACTTCAATCCGTTTAAAGCGCTAAGTCTTCCGCATGTTGTTCAGCGCCTCATTAATTCATTTAACCGCGTAGTTATAATTTGCAGCTTCATGTCATCATCACTAAAATATCATTATTTATTCCTGCGTTTTTTATCCGGCATTGGTGTTACATTTTCAAAATCTACACTGGCCTCTCTTTTTCGCGGAGTTAACAATCTTGTTTTGTGCACAATGTACTCATTGCCCTTCCCTATCTCTATTATATAGAATACATATAGCGTTTGAGCAGTGAGATCTGTTGTTTTTTTCGCAAAATCGATCAGCGTGGGAAGACTGACCATCCTGATCTTTGATAGTGAAGCATTATTAATACTCTGGCCTGAATCCTTTAAATTATATACAAAAGTTGGTTCGTTATTGTATTTGAGACATGGGCATTTGACAGTAAAGTATTTATACTGTGATTCTATCCCGACATCCCACATCCTATCTTTCAGCGTTGTATTGGCGGTATCCAGCAAATAATAAACCGTATCGATATTGTTGGCTACCTTTTGAGCAGAAGCGCTATAAATGTTAAGGCAAAGTATTACGATCAAAAAGTATTTCATAAGTCAATCAGTTGCAATTTCCGGGTAATTTATCACTTGAGTTCAAAGAACTGTTATAAAAACTATTTAACTGCGCATCTGTTAGCGAGTATTTTGTTTTAATAGCATCATACGCCTGTTGTAAAGTAGCTGTTTCTGTCGCCGTTGCTGATGGATCGGAAGTATTTAAGCCATATAACATTGCACTGGCATATTCTGCGTCCGTATGAGCCGATTTATCCCATGTTTTCAAGGCACCGACCGCCTGATCAAAGTAATTAGTCAGCATGACCAGATGGTTGCTATAATTGGCAGGCAAACCATCGAGTGTACACCATTGATCTATAGATAAAAGCCAGT
It contains:
- a CDS encoding ATP-binding protein; the encoded protein is MEEANVQTSELYTLQLPSNPESITLLEQLIEEIADKYHVEEDTFANMMTCLNEAVINAIMHGNKQDETKKVIVNAEVEPKRIIWTVTDEGPGFDYNNLADPTAPENLENLTGRGVFIIKHLADQCIFNASGNEIELHFKI
- a CDS encoding DUF4175 family protein gives rise to the protein MASTENYELLLGKINTFTRKYYFNNFLRGLIFLGAGLFTAYVVITLSEYFGNFSILLRTILFYFFILLNTVLICWLVLPSLLAWLKLGKTLTHDEAAEIIGKHFNDVHDKLLNTLQLKKLAAEDESHRALIEASIDQKIEALKPVSFPSAINLKENTKYLKWALGPLGVIIIIALAAPSVLTESTKRLIRHNEYFVPAAPFKFVVLNKTLSVVQGNDLKLDLKLEGDKLPADVYVEMGENTFKLDKDNISRFHYQFSNLQQNTRFKLSGNGFSSAVYEIKVNQKPALLHFDVELNYPAYLHKKNEKLLNAGDLTIPAGTTVNWQLHTQYASALMFDMNGQSHPAVQNGADVFEHSERVLKNSIYKLLPVNAQVNYSDSATYRISVVTDEAPSISVDEKPDSVSMKAFYFNGKIQDDHGFSSLTFHYSIEAAGNSKAKEFTKKVNADLAQTQADFFYYWNLKEMGINPGDHVSYYFEVADNDEVTGRKTARTAKHTLNVPDSKEINQQLNAGSKAIKEKMASAIKLAGQVERDAQKLNQNLLNKNTLSFDEKKQVEDLMQKRKDLEDLVKDIQADNKKNLYNRQENQQQTEEIKAKQKQIEDLFNNVLDQKTKELLQNLQQLLNEQQKDATRDELSKMQMDNKSLKKELDRVLELYKKLEFEQKLNQNLDQLNKLAGEQQKLSDQTKQPGADQKNLQQQQDKLKQDFQDVKKGFDELQKANDQSERKSDYQNPEKETKDIEQQMDQSAGDLQKKDNSKASKSQQQAAKQMKELAAKMQKDNDEGESKENAVDAQQLRELLKSLVNSSFNQEKLMQTLKNTNPTDPSYVTLSQSQKDIKDNLKTAEDSLYALSRRIPQIQSTVNKEIAGINDHIDQALEFLGDRRTLEANRNQQYAMTSMNNLALMLSEALEQMQKMMNKGGKGGKGKQQSISQLAKMQQQLNQNMQKAREQMQQGNQGKSQQGNNGNMSEQFAKMARQQQMIRQALQQIDRDENKDGTGGLGNLDKISKEMEQTERDLVNRKITDDALKRQQQIQTRLLEAEKAEQQREQDQQRESNAGKDLPPGYIKALQGYQQQKAKQTEQIRTVSPALNLYYKQKIKSYFDQLNAK